Below is a genomic region from Rhodococcus sp. WMMA185.
TCGTCCTCGGCGCCACCGCGGGTAGGACCACACTCACCGGAGAGGGCCTGCAACACGCGGACGGACATTCGCTACTGCTCGCGTCGACGAACCCGGCTGCCGTCACATACGACCCGGCGTTTTCCTACGAGATCGCGCACATCGTCAAGGACGGGCTGCGGCGAATGTTTGGCGGCACCGTGGCGGCTGACGGCACGTTGGAGCCGGGGTTCGGCGGAGAGAACATCTTCTACTACATCACTCTCTACAACGAGCCCTACTCCCAACCCGCGGAACCGGACAACCTCGACGTCGAAGGTCTGCTGAAGGGCATCTATCTGTTCAAGAAGTCCGAAGCCTCGGCAGGATCCGCGCTCGCGGCGCAGATCCTCGTGTCCGGCGTCGCAATGCCCGAGGGTCTGCGGGCGCAGAAGATGCTCGCCGACGAGTGGGGCGTTGCGGCGGACGTGTGGTCCGTAACCTCCTGGGGTGAACTGCGCCGTGACGGTGTCGAATGCGAAAAGCGGGCCCTGCGCGACCCGGGCACCGACGAACCGTTGCCCTACGTCACCAGGGCTCTTTCCGATGCTGCCGGCCCATTCGTTGCCGCGTCGGACTGGATGCGGTCGGTGCCGGACCAGATCCGACAGTGGGTGCCCGGTTCATACACCACGCTCGGCACCGACGGATTCGGCTTCTCCGACACCCGCCCGGCCGCGCGGCGGTTCTTCAACGTGGACGCCGAGTCCATTGTCGTCGCCGTCCTCGCGGCCCTCGCCAGGGAAGGCACGCTCGACCGGGCGAAGGCCGTCGAAGCCGCCACGAGATACCGCATCGACGACGTCGGTGCCGCTGCCGTGTCCTACGCCGACACCGGGAGCGCATAACTCGCCCACCTCGAACCGCCCTCAGGACCGTGGGGTTCCGGCTCAGGGAACGTTCTTGCACGTTTCCTGAGCTGTGGGCGTAGGTTCTTGAACATGGTCGAGCAGAGTTCGATGGTCTCCCGGAGTCGAGAACCCCGGGACCCATTGCCTGATGCATTGCTGCGTCGGGTCAAACAGTTCTCGGGACGCCTCTCGACCGAAGCGGTCAGCACGATGCAGGAGCAGCTCCCGTTCTTCGACGACCTCGACGCCTCTCAACGGTCCAACGTGCAATTGGTGGTTCAGACCGCCGTCGTCAACTTTCTCGAGTGGCTCAAGGATCCGGACGACAGCGATATCCGCTTCAGCCTCGACACATTCCAGCTGATTCCAGACGACCTCGCTCGGACACTCACGCTGCGTCAGACAGTGGACATGGTCCGGGTGGCGATGGAGTTCTTCGAGCAGTGGCTGCCCGCACTTGCGCGCAACGAACAACAACTGACAGCACTCACCCATGCAGTGCTGCGCTACGGTCGTGAACTCGGGTTCGCTGCAGCCTCCGTCTACGCGAGCGCAGCAGAGTCGCGCGGCGCCTGGGACACCCGGCTCGAAGCTCTTGTCGTCGACGCCGTCGTCCGCGGTGACACAGGTTCCGACATGCTCTCGCGCGCGGCAACCCTGAATTGGGACGCGACCGCACCCGCCACCGTTATCGTCGGTACACCTCCAGAAGACGAACGGGTCTCCGTAGTAGGCAACGTCCACACGATCGCGCAGAAGCACGGCCGCGCCGCTCTCGCCGTCGTCCAGGGTTCTCGGCTCGTGATGGTTGTCAGTGGCGAGCTCGACGACGGGTCCGAAGACTCGAGGTTCATGACCGACCTCCTCAGCAAGTTCGCGGAAGAGCCCGTGATCATCGGACCCACCACGCCGACGCTGGGCGCCGCCCACATCAGTGCCGTCGAAGCACTTGCCGCGATGCAAGCGGTCGCAGGATGGCGGGGCGCACCTCGACCCGTGCACGCCGCCGAGCTGCTTCCCGAGCGTGCGCTGCTCGGCGACAACGCTGCCGTGACCGCGCTGAATGATCGCCTCGTCGGCCCGCTCGCTGCCGCGGGGAGCGTTCTCGCCGACACCCTCGACGCATATCTCGACTGTGGAGGTGCGGTTGAGACTTGTGCTCGTCAGCTGTTTGTTCATCCAAATACGGTGAGATATCGGCTCAAGCGAATCGCCGAAGTCACCGGGCGTGATCCGACGAATCCGAGGGACGCATACGTCCTCAGAGTGGCCGCAACTGTGGGCCGACTAACACATTCGCATCACGAACCCGCAACAAACTTAACATCAGTATCACCATTCCCATTTGGTGAGGCAGGACTGTAACGAATACGTGGCCCGATTCGATGCGACTAGCCGACGTGCGATTTTGTGGGAATCCAACAAATCCGCTCACAAAGGTTCATCCGCAACAGCATCTTGCGACACACCCTCGACGGTGTTCTCTGGAAGAGTGATTTCGTTGCTTGCCCCGGGTCAGGGCTCTCAGACTCCCGGCATGCTCATCCCGTGGTTGGAGCTGCCGGGCACTCAAGACCGTCTCGCACTGTGGTCGAAGGCCGCCGGCCTCGACCTCGTCCGGCTTGGCACTACCGCGACCGCCGAGGAGATCACCGATACTTCGGTGACTCAGCCTCTGGTCGTTGCCACAGCGCTGCTCGCCTTCGAGGAACTCGAAGCTCGCGGGCTGATCCCGGCAGACACCATAGCCGCCGGGCACTCGGTCGGTGAAATCGCGGCCGCCGCTGTCGCCGGAGTCTTGTCAACCGACGATGCCGTCGGCCTCGCTGCCGTGCGCGGAGCCGAGATGGCCAAGGCCTGTGCGCTGGAACCAACCGGCATGTCCGCGGTTCTCGGAGGCGACGAAGCCGCCGTACTCGCCCGCCTCGAAGAACTCGATCTCGAAGCGGCCAACCGCAACGCGGTCGGGCAGATTGTCGCCGCAGGCCGCCTGTCGGCACTCGAGGAACTGGCAGCCAATCCACCGGAACGGGCTCGGGTCCGCGCACTCCCCGTCGCGGGCGCGTTCCACACCCGATTCATGGCTCCCGCCCAGGACGCCGTCAGCAAGGCTGCCTCCAAGATCACGCCTGACGAACCAATTCGCACCCTGCTCTCGAACTCGGACGGCGCGTCGGTCACGTCCGGCGCCGAGACACTGACTAAGCTGGCCGCGCAGGTAACCCAACCTGTGCGGTGGGATTTGTGCACCGCAAGCCTGCGGAACGCCCGCGTCTCCGCAGTAGCGGAGCTTCCACCCGCCGGAACCCTGGTCGGTATCGCAAAGCGTGAAATGCGCGGTACTCCCACTCTGGCACTCCAGACCCCGGAAGATATCTCCGCACTGGCCGAACTGGCACAGCTCGGCTAGCTTGCGGCGCGCCTCTACCAGGTAGTGCCTGCAACAACTCCAGTTATATCCGCACCAGATACACCTACACCGAATAAGAAGGGAGCCACTCAGTGGCCGCCAGCCAGGAAGACATCATCGCCGGACTCGCCGAGATCATCGAGGAGGTCACCGGCATTGAGCCGTCCGAGGTGACCATCGAAAAGTCCTTCGTCGATGACCTCGACATCGACTCACTCTCGATGGTCGAGATCGCCGTCCAGACCGAGGACAAGTACGGAGTGAAGATCCCCGACGAGGATCTGGCCGGACTGCGCACCGTCGGTGACGCGGTGTCCTACATCCAGAAGCTCGAAGCCGAGGGCGGAGAAGAAGCCGAGGCCGTCAAAGCCAAGTTCGAAGCAGCCAAGAACGAAGAGGAGTGACCCGACCTTGACCTCCGCCTCGCCCAACGGGAAACAATTCCCCAACATCGTCGTCACCAGCCTCGCGGCCATGACGTCGATTGCTGGTGACGTGGATGGCACGTGGAAGGGTTTGTTGGCTGGCGAGAGTGGCATCGACACCCTTCACGATCCATTCGTCGAGAAGAACGAGTTGCCGGTGACGATCGGGGGACACCTGAAGGTGTCCCCCGACGAGTCGCTGTCCCGAGTCGAGATCCGCCGAATGAGTTTCGTCGAACGGCTGGCACTCGTTCTGGGACGCCAGGTTTGGAAGAACGCCGGTACCCCGGAGGTCGACCAAGACCGCCTCGCGGTCGCGATCGGCACCGGACTCGGCGGCGGGGAAGCCCTGATCGATGCCGTCGACAAGATGAAAACCGGCGGATACCGGAAGGTCTCACCGTTCGCCGTCCAGATGGTGATGCCCAACGGTCCTTCGGCAACGGTCGGTCTCGACCTCGGAGCTCGTGCCGGAGTCATCACCCCGGTCTCGGCCTGCTCCTCGGGTTCCGAAGCCATCGCCCATGCGTACCGAATGCTCGTCATGGGTGATGCGGACATCATCGTCGCCGGCGGCGTTGAGGGATTCCTCGACTCCGTGCCGATCGCGAGCTTCGCAATGATGCGTGCGCTGAGCACGCGCAACGACGATCCGAAA
It encodes:
- a CDS encoding ACP S-malonyltransferase → MISLLAPGQGSQTPGMLIPWLELPGTQDRLALWSKAAGLDLVRLGTTATAEEITDTSVTQPLVVATALLAFEELEARGLIPADTIAAGHSVGEIAAAAVAGVLSTDDAVGLAAVRGAEMAKACALEPTGMSAVLGGDEAAVLARLEELDLEAANRNAVGQIVAAGRLSALEELAANPPERARVRALPVAGAFHTRFMAPAQDAVSKAASKITPDEPIRTLLSNSDGASVTSGAETLTKLAAQVTQPVRWDLCTASLRNARVSAVAELPPAGTLVGIAKREMRGTPTLALQTPEDISALAELAQLG
- a CDS encoding KasA/KasB family beta-ketoacyl-ACP synthase; its protein translation is MTSASPNGKQFPNIVVTSLAAMTSIAGDVDGTWKGLLAGESGIDTLHDPFVEKNELPVTIGGHLKVSPDESLSRVEIRRMSFVERLALVLGRQVWKNAGTPEVDQDRLAVAIGTGLGGGEALIDAVDKMKTGGYRKVSPFAVQMVMPNGPSATVGLDLGARAGVITPVSACSSGSEAIAHAYRMLVMGDADIIVAGGVEGFLDSVPIASFAMMRALSTRNDDPKGASRPFDRDRDGFVFGEAGAMMVLETEEHAKARGATIHGRLLGAGITSDGFHIVAPDPSGAGAARAMTRAIESAGLTKKDIGHINAHATATPIGDTAEANAINASVGNHPAVYAPKSALGHSIGAVGALEAVITVLSLRDGVIPPTLNLDNQDPEIDLDVVKGQARYGEIDFAINNSFGFGGHNVALAFGRA
- the acpM gene encoding meromycolate extension acyl carrier protein AcpM — encoded protein: MAASQEDIIAGLAEIIEEVTGIEPSEVTIEKSFVDDLDIDSLSMVEIAVQTEDKYGVKIPDEDLAGLRTVGDAVSYIQKLEAEGGEEAEAVKAKFEAAKNEEE
- a CDS encoding PucR family transcriptional regulator, whose amino-acid sequence is MVEQSSMVSRSREPRDPLPDALLRRVKQFSGRLSTEAVSTMQEQLPFFDDLDASQRSNVQLVVQTAVVNFLEWLKDPDDSDIRFSLDTFQLIPDDLARTLTLRQTVDMVRVAMEFFEQWLPALARNEQQLTALTHAVLRYGRELGFAAASVYASAAESRGAWDTRLEALVVDAVVRGDTGSDMLSRAATLNWDATAPATVIVGTPPEDERVSVVGNVHTIAQKHGRAALAVVQGSRLVMVVSGELDDGSEDSRFMTDLLSKFAEEPVIIGPTTPTLGAAHISAVEALAAMQAVAGWRGAPRPVHAAELLPERALLGDNAAVTALNDRLVGPLAAAGSVLADTLDAYLDCGGAVETCARQLFVHPNTVRYRLKRIAEVTGRDPTNPRDAYVLRVAATVGRLTHSHHEPATNLTSVSPFPFGEAGL